A stretch of the Opisthocomus hoazin isolate bOpiHoa1 chromosome 2, bOpiHoa1.hap1, whole genome shotgun sequence genome encodes the following:
- the OLIG3 gene encoding LOW QUALITY PROTEIN: oligodendrocyte transcription factor 3 (The sequence of the model RefSeq protein was modified relative to this genomic sequence to represent the inferred CDS: inserted 2 bases in 2 codons; deleted 4 bases in 2 codons), translated as MNSDSSSVSSRASSPDMDEMYLRDHHHHHHHHHHQDSRLNSVSSTQNDLVQKMSGEGLSRNGXKAGGEGSKYKIKKQLSEQDLQQLRLKINGRERKRMHDLNLAMDGLREVMPYAHGPSVRKLSKIATLLLARNYILMLTSSLEEMKRLVGEIYGGHHSAFHCSTVGHSAGHPXHAAGGVHQVHPILGSALSSASTPSSLPASLPAIGTIRPPHSLLKTPSTPPGLQLGSGFQHWAGLPCPCTVCQVPPPPPHLSALTASSMARISGETKDC; from the exons ATGAATTCTGACTCCAGCTCTGTCTCCAGCAGAGCTTCCTCGCCAGACATGGATGAGATGTACCTGagagaccaccaccaccaccaccaccatcaccaccaccaggACAGCCGGCTCAACTCCGTCTCCTCCACCCAGAACGACCTGGTGCAGAAGATGTCAGGGGAAGGCCTCTCCAGGAACG TCAAggctggaggggaaggcagcaAGTACAAAATCAAGAAGCAGCTCTCGGAGCAGGACCTGCAGCAGCTACGGCTGAAGATCAACGGCCGGGAGCGTAAGAGGATGCACGACCTCAACCTCGCCATGGACGGGCTGCGGGAGGTGATGCCCTACGCCCACGGGCCTTCCGTGAGAAAACTCTCCAAAATCGCCACCCTCCTGCTAGCCAGAAACTATATCCTGATGCTCACCAGCTCCCTGGAGGAGATGAAGAGGCTGGTGGGTGAGATCTACGGGGGCCACCACTCGGCCTTCCACTGCAGCACGGTGGGACACTCCGCCGGGCACC CCCACGCCGCCGGCGGCGTGCACCAGGTGCACCCCATCCTCGGCAGCGCCTTGTCCTCCGCCAGCACCCCCTCCTCACTCCCCGCCTCCCTGCCCGCCATCGGCACCATCCGG CCCCCCCACTCCCTGCTCAagaccccctccacccccccgggcctgcagctcggCAGCGGCTTCCAGCACTGGGCcggcctgccctgcccctgcaccGTCTGccaggtg cccccccccccgccccacctcTCGGCCCTCACCGCCTCCAGCATGGCCAGGATCTCGGGGGAGACCAAGGACTGCTGA